In the genome of Pseudomonas fluorescens, the window ATGCCCAAGCTCGGACACATGCCCTGCCTGGCCAATAACCAGACGCGGCTGTTGATCAACGGCCAGTCGACATTCGACGCCATTTTCGATGCCATCAGCCAGGCGAAAGAAGCCGTGCTGATCCAGTTTTTCATCGTCCACGACGACCGTCTCGGCCAACGCCTGCAAACTTTGCTGTTGAAGAAAGCCGCCGAAGGCGTGGCGATCTACCTGTTGTATGACCGAATCGGCAGCCACTCCCTGCCCAACGGCTACGTGCAGGCCCTGCGTGATGGCGGGGTCGAGGTCAATGCTTTTGGCCCCCGTAATGGCTGGTTCAATCGCTTTCAGGTGAACTTCCGCAACCATCGCAAGATAGTGGTCGTAGACGGCATTCTCGGCTTCGTCGGCGGGCACAACGTCGGTGATGAATACATGGGCGAGAAACCGCCTCTGGCCCCCTGGCGCGATACCCACGTGCAAGTGCGCGGGCCAGTGGTGGCGTGCATGCAGGAGTCTTTCGCTGAAGACTGGTTCTGGGTGGCTCATGCCCTGCCGCCACTGATCCTGCCCGAGGTTTATCCGGAAGACGGCGTACTGTGCCAGTTGCTCGCCAGCGGGCCGGCAGACCCCTACGAAACCTGTTCTCTGTTTTTTGTCGAAGCGATCCATGCGGCGACGGAACGGGTCTGGATCACCAGCCCGTACTTCATCCCCGATGAAGCCGTGTTCGCAGCGTTGCGCCTGGCGGTACTGCGCGGTGTGGATGTGCGACTGCTGTTGCCGTCTCGACCCGACCACCGAATCGTCTACGCCGCCTCCAGCCTTTACGCCTTCGAAGCCGTGCGCGCCGGTGTGCGGGTGTTCCGTTACGAGCCCGGATTCCTGCACCAGAAAGTGGTGTTGATCGACAGCGAAATCAGCGCCATCGGCAGCGCCAACCTGGACAACCGTTCGTTCCGGCTGAATTTCGAAGTGATGTTGCTGACCGTCGACAGAGCCTTTGCCGCCGAGGTCGAACAGATGCTCAACGATGACTTCGCCAACGCCCACGAAATCGCCAAAGGAGAAGGCCGGGAGACCCACCGCCTGCAGCAGGTCGGCATGCGGGTCGCCCGGCTTATTTCGCCGATTCTCTAGAGGTAGATATCGTCACGGGTCCATGGCAGTTCATGACTGCCATCGGCGTGGGCCTTCACCGCGAGAATCTGGTGCAGGTTGATCCAGCCGCGGGCGAACGCGTAGGCGCAACCGGCCAGGTACAGCCGCCAGATGCGCAGGACTTGTTCCGGTACGAGCTTGGACGCCGCTTCGAGGTTGTCTTCCAGGCGTTCGCTCCAGTGATCGAGCGTACGAGCGTAGTGCAGGCGCAAACTCTCGACGTCGACGATTTCAAGCCCCGCCTCACTGATCTCGGCAGAGATCATCGACAGGTGCGGCAGCTCGCCATTGGGGAACACATATTTCCCGATGAAATCTCCGGCACCACGTCCTACCGGACGGCCATCAGTGTATTTGGCGGTGATCCCGTGGTTCATCACCAGGCCACCCTCTTTCACCGCGCCGAACAAGGTATTGCAGTACTCGGCCAGGTTGGCGTGGCCAACGTGTTCAAACATGCCGACGCTGACCACTTTGTCGAAACGGCCATCCTGCGGCAGATCGCGATAGTCGAGCAGTTGCAGTTCGACCAGGTCCTCCAGGCCCTCCGCTTTTACGCGCTCCCGGGCCAGGGCCAACTGCTCCTTGCTGAGGGTGATACCGAACACTCTCGCGCCAAATTCCCGCGCCGCAAAACGCGCCAGTCCGCCCCACCCGCAACCCACATCCAGCAGATACTCGCCGGGCTGCAGGCGCAGCTTGCGGCACAGATGACGGAACTTGGCTTGCTGGGCCTGTTCGAGGGTTTCGCTGCCGGTCTCGAAGTAAGCGCAGGAGTACGCCATGTCGCTGTCGAGCCACAGCTGATAGAACGCGTTGGAAAGGTCGTAGTGGTAGGAGATCGCCTTGGCGTCCATCTCTTTATCGTGGGCGCTACGAACCGGCTGATTGTCGTCGTTTTCATCCAGCAACGCCTGGCTCCATTCATCGCAGACACGGATCACTTCGCTGATGGAGCCTTCGAGTTCCAGTTTGCCTTCGACAAATGCAGCGCCAAGGGCGTCCAGGCTTGGATGGGTAAACTGGGTGACCATTTGTGGGTCCTTGACCACAATAGTGACGCTGGGCGCCGGTCCCAGATTGAGTTCATGGCCATCCCAGAGTCTCAGGCGAAGCGGTAATTGCAGATTCTGTAAGGCCGGTGGAAGATGCGCGAGCATGGAGAATCTCCCTTGTTTCAGACGTCTAAACAGAGGGTAGACCATCTTTGAAAAATAGCTGGCTATCGAATTAATAGCCGATTTCAATGATTCGCGACGCCTGCACCTGCCGCCGCGAACACACAAAAAGATGTGCCCTCATCTCCAATGACTACGAACCGGGCGCACAGTTCTAAAAAGTTGAAGCCCCCGTGATGACCCGGTTTAGAGCATTCGCCTTCAGGCTTCGTCCTTCAGTTTGAGCAACGGCTCCTGGAACCGCAGCAAACGACCGGCATTGCCCAACACCAACAAGGTGCTGAGGTTATGCAGCAACGCCGCAATCATCGCCCCGGCAGCGCCAAGCCAGCCGAACGCGGCGAAGGCCACGATCGCCAGGGTCCAGCCCAGCCCGATGATCACATTGACCTGCAACGTCTGGCGGCACTGACGGCTCAGGCGCACGCAGGTGCCGAGGCGGCGCAGGTCACTGCCGATCAGCACGATGTCCGCCGATGCCAGGGCGATGTCCGCACCGCCCGCACCCATGGCCACACCCACCACGCCAGCCTTGAGGGCCAGGGAGTCATTGATGCCATCGCCGACCACCATCGGCCGGAAGCCGCTGTCGATTTCCTTGAGCACGCGGTTCAGTTTGTCTTCGGGCAGGGCTTGCGCTTCGACGTCACTGATCCCGACATCCCGAGCAAGCGTTTGCGCGACGCTGTGCCGGTCACCGGTGAGTAACAACTGGCGACCCAATCCAAGGTCGCGCAACTCACCCAAGGCAAATTGCGCCTCGGGTTTGACGCTGTCGGCCAGCAACAGCCAGGCAAGAAACTCCCCATTGAGCGCCAGCCCGGCAATCGGACCGTCATGATCGGGAACCGTTGTTGTGCTGATGCCCAGTTGCGCAAACAACTCCGGCCGGCCGAGTGCCGCTTCGCCCTGCTCGGTCATCGCCACCACGCCCAGGCCCTGGCGCTCATGAATGTCAGAAAGCAGCAGGAAATGCTCCTGGGTCACCAACCCCGCCAGCGCACGGCTGACCGGGTGACTGCTGGCCGAGCCGAGGCTGGCGGCGAGCTTGAGGACATGGCTGCGATCCTCCAGCGGACTGTCGATGGATTGCAGGCGCAAGGTGCCGAAGGTCAGCGTCCCGGTCTTGTCGACCACCAGCGAAGTCAGGTCCGCCAACTCTTCGAGGAACGCAGAACTGCGGATCAGAATCCCGTGGCGTGCCGCTACCGCCACCCCGGCAATCGCCGTGGCCGGTGCCGACAACACCAGCGCACAAGGACAGGCCGCCACCAACACCGCGAGCATCGCTTGAGCGTTGTTGGTGATAAACCAGGTCACGGCGGCCAGCAACAAGACCAACACCATATAGCTGCCCGCGTAACGTTCCAGCAAACGAGTGATCGGCGGTTTCGAGCGCTCGGCGTTTTGCATCAGCGCGATGACTTTGCCGAGGGTCGATTCCTGGCCGGTGCGGGTCACTTCGATTCGCAGCAGACCGTCGAGGTTGATCGCACCGCCGAACACCGACATGCCGACACCCGCTTCCATCGGTACCGATTCGCCGGTAATGGAGGCGGTGTCCAGACTGGCCTGGCCGGACAACACCCGACCATCCGCCGGCACCCGGTCCCCGGCGCGGACCTCGACCAGGTCGCCGGCCTTGAGCGTGCCGTTGTCGACTTCAATGATGGAGCCGTCCGCCTGCACCTTGCGCGCGTGGCTGCGGGTCAGTTTGCCGAGTGCGTGAATCGCCTCCTGGGAACCGATCACGCTACGCTCCTCCAGCACGTGACCGAAGATCATGATGATCGGCAACAGGGCCGCCGTCAGCAGATCCCCGGTGGCCCAGGCACCCAGCATGGCCAGGGCAATCAATTGATCGGTGATGCCGTGCAGGCTTGGATAGCGCAGGCTGTACCAGGCCGAACGCATGACCGGAACGGCGACCAGCAGCGAGGCAAAACCCAGCAGCAGCTGATTGACGCCAGTCTGCTCCGGCGCCAGCCAACGCCAGATCAAGCCCAGCGCGAGCAAGCCCAATGCGAGCATGGCCAGGGTCAGCTGGCGCGCGGCGCGGCGCTGTTCAGCCGAAGACAACAGGCTCGGTGCGGCGGCGGTTTGAGCGGTCATTGTGCAGCTCCCTGAATGATCAGGCGGGAATCGTCTTTGGGATCGACCGTCGTGACCGAACCGGCCTGACCGAGAATTTTCGGCAACCGCTCGCGATAAATGCGCAGTAGCATTTGCGGGTCAGTGCCCTGTTGTTGCGCCTTGGCCAGGCTCAACACCGTGGCCGTGTCGGTGGATGCTTTGGCCAGTCGTTCACTGGCCTGGGCATGGGCAACCTGTAATGTTCTGTCGGATTGCTCGTTGGCCGTTTGCGTCAACTTTTCGGCTTCGGTACGCGCATTGGCCACGGCTTTGTCGGCCTGCTGGCTCGCTGTGAGTACCGCATTGAAGGCATTCACTGCTGGGCTTGGCAGACTCGATTGCACATCGACCCGCGCCACCTCAATCCCCAGTCCCTGCCCCGTCGCCGTGAGTTCAGCAAGACGCTGGTTGATGCCCTGCACCAGATCGCCTCGCAAACGCTCGCGTCGTTCCGCCGCCTGATTGTCAGCACCGATCAGCTCTGGCCGGGCAACCAGGATAGTGTCCAGATCGCGTGCGGCGGTGAGTGCCACAGCGCTGCGGGTGACCAACCGATCCAGTGCCGGCAACACATGTTCGCCTTGAAGCACGAACGCGTAAGGTTCGGTGACTTTGTAGAAAACCCGAACATCCAGTTGCACCACACCGGCATCACCCGTTAACAGATAGCCGGAGCCTGCGAGGGCATCGCTGATGGGCGTGGCAAAACTGGCCACGCGATCTGCCTGGATCGCGGCACCACTGCGCAACAGACCTTCCACTCGACGCTCGATCACCCGCTCCGCCGCCGGCAACAAAATCACCTGCTCGAACGGTTGCGGCCATGCCAGTAACAGCCCGGCATTCTGAATGCGATCCAGCGCGCCGAAATGCAAAACCACCGCGCGATTTTGCGGATCGATCTGCCGCACATTGGAAAACGCCCAAGCCAACGCCGCCAATACAGTCACCGCATACAAGGCCAAAAACGCCAAGCGCCCGGCCTGAATCCAGGGGCTGCTCAACTCATTTGTTCCACGTGGAACCAAACTCATGGCTGCGATCCGGACTTGTTGTCGAGACTCGGCGGACCGTCAACCAACACGCGGAACGGTGCGGCGTCGGTGCGCAGAATCAGCTTGGTTCCCGGCGTCACCACCGTGCCCAAGGTGTCGAGCGAGCGCAGCAGGTTGTAGAGCTGCGGCGATCCCGCGTAGGCGCGACCGTAAATCTGCGCCGCTTCGACGCGCGATTGCGCTTCGATATCCGCTGCTTTCACCGTGGCATCGGCCTGCACAATTCGCGCATCACGCTCGGCGGCGGAACGAATTTGCGCGGCCTCACGCTTGCCGATGGCCGTGCGCTCGGTTGCGATGGTTTCGCGCTCGGCGCGCATCCGGTCGACCGTCGCGGTGAGCGTCACCGAAGGCAGCGTCAATCGTTCGATACCGACCTGCAATACGCGCACGCCATAAGTGGTGAGCAGCTGCTGATCGATTTGCTTGCGCAGTTGTGCTTCGAAATCGGCAATGCGCACCTGGCTGGCATCGGTATTGACCAGGTTCGCCAGATCAAAACTGCTGGCGGTGGTTTCCAGTGCGGAGCCGACAAAGGTGCGAATCTGCCGCGCGGCTTCATCGGGCTGGTTCTGCACCGCGCGCATGAAACGTTGCACGTTGTCCGGATCGCCCTGCACCTGCCACGCCACGTAGGCCTGAACGATGATGCGCAAACCGTCCCGCGTACCGACATCCTGCAAACCGCTGGACGTGGTGCGCAGCCGCAGATCCACCGGAATCGCTGCTTCGAACGGTGCCGGCCAGCGCCAACCCAGTCCCGGCTCCAGCAAGACTCGCGATGGATTGCCGAAGCGCGTGATTACCGTGGCCTCCCCCGATCGCACCTGCACCAGGCTCGCGGCGGCGACCGCAAACGCCACCAGCAATGCCGCCCATCCCATCCGGCGCCACGGGAATGGACCGGCCTCCTGCGGATCGCCGTGATGATGGTGATGGCCGTGGTGGTGATGCCCGCCATGACCGTGATCGTGTCCGGCGTGGTCATCGTGATCGTGCGTATGGGACTGGCTCAATTGGCAGCTCCTGGCTGAGCGGTTTTACGCGACGGCGCAGGGTCAACCGGCAGCGTGAAAGTACGGAGGTCGATGGTCGGCGCATTGCTGCTGCCGCCCAGACGATGATCGAGCACCAGCAATTTGGCGTTGGCCAAACCCTGGGACAACTGACTGAAATACTGCTCCAGCACAAAGGCCTGGCCAGCGCTGGCATAGGCTTTTTGCTCGGCGTTGAATTTCAGGTCTGCGGCCTGGGCGCCAGCGTTGATTTCACGGGCGCTGGCCGTCGCCTGATCGCGGGCGATGCTGGCCTGCAACTGCGCCTGGTTGGTAGCCTCGGCGGCGGCGCCACGTTCACGGGCGATCAAGGCTTGCGCGCCAATCTGCGCCGCTTGCACGCCGTGATAGGCATTGGCTGCACCGGCCGGAGGATGAATCGCTTCGACCACCGTGGCGAGAATTTCCACGCCGCTGTCGAGTTTTTGCAGGTCCGCCTGAACTGCGCGGCCGATCTCTTCGGCCAGCCCTACCCTGTCCTCGCCAAGCAATCCGTCGAGGGTGCGCGAGGCGAAGTCGTGAACCAGGATTCGGCTGGCGGTGCTGCGAATCAACATCGGCACATCGGCACTGTTATAGGTCGCGGCCAACGCCGCCTCATCGCTCAGACCGATGCGATAGACGAAGCGCACGTCCATGTTGACGATCTGAAAGCTCTGCTTGTCGGCTCGGCTGCTGGCGATCACCTGGGATTTGTCGTTCACATGGCTGGCGTCCCACAGGCGATTGGCAATCGCCGGGGCCGGGCCTTCAGCGGGGTCGGCCTGAATGGGGGCTGTGGTTTCGCCAACACTGGTGGCCAACTCGTGAACCACGCCATTCTCGACGCTCAACACCCGGCCCAATGGCCAGGGCAAACCCATGTACAAGCCTGGACCGAACACCTCCACTGGCTTGCCGAATCGTTCGTAGATGCCACGCCCTTGCAGGGCAATTTCGTGAATACCGGTCAGCGACCAGCCAACCAGCGACACCACCGCCAGCACCGGCAGGAACGCCCGACGCATGTAAGTGAAGGCCCAGATTTGCCGCAGATCGATGCCGAAGCGGTTATGCAATTCGTGCTGCAACGCCAGCAATGGCTGTGGTGGCCAGCGCAGCATGTCAGCGACAAAACTGCGCGCCAACAACTCCGGCTCAAGACGGTCGCGGCGCGGACTGAACAATGACAACACCGCGCGCAGCAACAGTTCTACCGCCACCAGCCCCGGTAGCAGTCCAATCAACACCGCCAGGCGTACAGGCCACACCGACGTTTCATCGGCAAACAACAGACAAAAAGCACCGAGCACCAGGCTGATGATCGCCACACGAATCAATTGCGCCAACGTAGCGGCTTCAGGCCATTGCGCGGTGTTTTCCTGCGCCAGATGGCGCTCCATCACCAACAGGCCGAACGCCAACAGCAAAAAGCACGCAGCCCCGACCGTGGCCGACAGGCCCAGCGCTGCCGGGGGCAACGTGAGGTTCCAGGCCTGTTCCACGCCCAATACCGCCAACAATGCCCAGCCACCAAGCCACAGCGTCGGCGCGCCGATTTGCCCGAGCAGGTGCTGCGATTGCTGGCTGATCCGGTCCAGCAAACGCTCATACCACCCCGAAGGCGCGACAGACTCGTCGACAACGACCACCGGCACCTCGGGACTCATGGCGCGGGCACGCCACTGGGCTACCCACCCGGCCGATTGCAAACCGGCCATCAACACCACAGACGCCGCGCTCAGGTTCAGCAGCAACGCTGGCCACAGTGTTTGCGACGAAAACAGCCCGACAAAAAACGCCAGCAGCACACCCACCGTCGCGAATACGCCCGCACCGATGGCGAACTGGCGCAAACGCCGCCCTTGAATGACCGCCTGCTGAAAGCGCGGCAACCCGGCTAACGGCGCTTCATCAACATCGAGATCGACTTGCATACCACCCCAGAGTGTCTTCGCTTACAGAACAATTCGTTACGATATAACGAAAATGGTGAAATTTCTGTTTTCAAGCGCGCTATCTAAAGATTCCCAACCTGTCACTTAGCTGAAGCCTTGACCGAAAGACGGCAGAACGCACATATTACGCCCGTAATTTTATCCAGGAACTACTTTTACCCATCCCTTCCCCTTTCGATCCAGGAGTACATCCATGAGCATTTATGACGTCGTGATACTCGGCGGTGGCCCCGGCGGTTACAACGCGGCGATCCGCGCCGGACAACTGGGTCTGAAAGCCGCCTGCGTGGAAGGACGCGCCACACTCGGCGGCACCTGCCTGAACGTTGGTTGCATGCCGTCCAAGGCGTTGCTGCATGCCTCCGAACTGTACGACGCGGCCATGGGGGCGGAATTTGCCAACCTGGGGATCGACGTCAAACCCAGCCTCAACCTCGCCCGGATGATGACGCAAAAGGATGAAAGCGTTACCGGGTTGACCAAGGGCATCGAATTTCTTTTCCGCAAAAACAAAGTCGACTGGATCAAAGGCTGGGGCCACATCGACGGACCGGGCAAAGTCACGGTGACCGATAGCGCCGGTGGCAAGACCGAACTGATCGCCAGGGACATCATCATCGCCACCGGTTCCGAGCCCACGCCCCTGCCCGGCGTGGACATCGATAACAAACGCATCCTCGATTCCACAGGCGCCCTGGCACTGACCGAGGTGCCCAAGCATCTGGTGGTGATCGGCGCCGGCGTGATCGGCCTGGAGCTGGGCTCGGTCTGGCGACGTCTTGGGGCGCAGGTAACAGTGGTCGAGTTTCTCGACCGGATCTGCCCCGGCGTAGACATCGAAGCCGGTAAAACCCTGCAGCGCTCCCTGAGCAAGCAAGGCTTGAGTTTCAAATTGAGTTCAAAAGTGACCAGCGCCACCAGCTCCGCCAATGGCGTTCAGCTCAGCATCGAGCCTGCCGCTGGCGGTACCGCCGAGTTGCTGGAAGCCGATTACGTGCTGGTGGCCATCGGGCGCCGACCTTATACACAGGGCCTGGGCCTGGAGAACGTCGGCCTCGCCACTGACAAACGCGGCATGCTCGCCAACAAGGGGCATCGCACCGAAGCCGCCGGGGTCTGGGTGATTGGTGACGTGACCTCGGGTCCCATGCTCGCCCACAAGGCCGAGGACGAAGCCATGGCCTGCGTCGAGCAGATCGTCGGCAAGGCGGGCGAGGTCAATTACAACCTGATCCCCAGTGTGGTCTACACCAAACCGGAACTGGCCAGCGTCGGCAAGACCGAAGAGCAGCTCAAGGCCGAAGGCCGGGCGTACAAGGTCGGCAAGTTTCCCTTCACCGCCAACAGTCGGGCGAAGATCAACCACGAAACCGAAGGCTTCGCCAAAGTGCTGGCCGATGAGCGCACGGATGAAGTCCTCGGTGTGCATCTGGTCGGCCCGAGCGTCAGTGAAATGATTGGCGAGTACTGCGTGGCCATGGAGTTCAGCGCGTCGGCCGAAGACATTGCCCTGACCTGCCACCCGCACCCGACCCGCTCCGAAGCCTTGCGCCAGGCGGCGATGAATGTGGAGGGGATGGCGACGCAGATGTAAGACTTGAAGCGTTGCAGTGACTGATCTATCGCTATCGCGAGCAGGCTCGCTCCCACAGGTACAGCGCAAGCCTTGTGGGAGCGAGCCTGCTCGCGATGCAGACGACTCGGTCTACAGCGGCAAATGCTCCAGCGGCAACACCCCCGGGGCCTTCACCGTGTGAATCGCAAAGTTGCTGCGGATGTCGCTCACACCCGGCAGCTTCAACAATCGCCCGGTGAGAAAGCGGTCATAGGCGCGCAAGTCCGGCACCACCACCTGCAGCAGAAAATCCGACTCCCCTGACACCAGAAACGCCGAAATCACCTCGGGTAATGCCGTCACCGCCTGGCGAAAGGCTTCGGCTTGTTCGTCGTTATGGCGCTCGACCTTGACCCCGACAAACACCGTCAGCCCCAACCCCACTTCGTCGCGGTCCAGGTTGACCTGGTAGCCGCGAATAACCCCCGCCTCTTCAAGCATCCGAACCCGGCGCAAGCAAGGCGATGCCGACAGGCCGATCTCGTCTGCCAGTTGCACATTGCTCAGGCGGCCATCCCGTTGCAGCGCGGCGAGAATCTTGCGGTCGTAGGCGTCGAGTTTCATGGTTTGGCAGATCCTGATGGTTCAATCTTGATTAAGTGGCAGATTATGCCAATACACGACCCGATAGAAGCTGACAACGCAAGCACCTGCCCCGCCCTTCAGCCCTAGACTGGCACGACCAAATCGACAACGAATGGGGTGCAACATGCAAGGTCTCTGGCTGTTTTTCATGGCACTGGCAGTGGTCTACCTGTTGCCGGGGCCCGACATGATCCTGCTGTTGCAGACCGGTGCCCGCCAGGGCAAAGGCGCCGCGCTGGCCACGGCCGTGGGCCTGGGCATCGCCCGGGGTTGCCATGTGGCATTGGCGGCGCTGGGGCTGGCGGCACTGTTCAAGGCGGCGCCCTGGACTTTCGACGTGGTGCGCCTGGCCGGTGCCGCGTATCTGCTGTGGATCGGCATTCAGTGCCTGCGAACCACGATGCTGCCGAGCCTCACCAGCGCCGACGCAACCGGCGAAAAACCACGCTGGGGCGCAGCCATCCGACGCGGACTGCTGACCAACCTGCTCAATCCCAAGGCACTGTTGTTCTGCTCCGTGCTACTACCGCAATTCATCGACCCACAGGCCGGGCCGGTGCTCGGGCAATTTGCGACCTTGGGCGTGGTGCTGGTCGGTGTCGGTTTGCTGTTCGACAGCGCCTACGCTTTGATCGGCGCGGCACTCGGCCGTTGGCTGCAACGCAGCCCCTCAGCCCAGCGCCTGCAACAATGGTTGTTCGGCAGCCTGTTGATCGGTTTCGCCGTGCGGCTGACCTTTGTGCAACAGGCTTGAACCTCACTGCGCCTTGCGGCGGCGACGGTTGATCAGCCACAACGCGACAGCTGTTATGACAATCACTGCGCCATATTGCAGAGGTTTTTTATAGGGTCGCAATGACGAACGCGCGGCATCGGTCACCTGCGTTACATAACGCTTGTCGGCATTCTGGAAATCCGGATACGGACATTGAGAGCCGAAGTTGAACGCCCAATCCACGTAGGGACCTTCTTTGACATAGCGTTGGTACAGCGCACTTTGTTCTTCGAGACTGCTATTCCATCCGTACGCCTGACACAGCACCGCGGCAAAAGCCTGGCTGCTGTGAGGTAAAAGGTCCGCCGCCTGGCTGGCCAGCGCCGTGGCAACATACCGGTAGTGGTAACGCTGATCTGGCTGGGCAGCGCTGACCTGCTGACGCTTCACTTCGTCTGCGGCCACCAGCGGCCCGACCTTCAGTTCCGCGCTGTCCAGCACGTAGTTGCCGTCAAACGTGGCGAAGTCCGGGGCCATTTCGTAACCGAGAATTTCCATTCCCGCCTTACGCGCGACGACAGCCGAGTTAAACAAGGCTGCCGCCCGCGTCGTCGGCCACCAAGCGGCATCGGCCTCTTTGCGCAAAATGGCATACGACTTGGCCTTGTTCTGCAAATCGACGTTATCGAAGTACGCCGGCGCCTCCTCGTAATGCCCCTCGCGCAACAAACGCCGCCCAAGCAGATTGCGCAGGCTCGCCGCCACCGGCAAGGGCACGTAGTTGTCGCGGTCCTGCTGGCTGAGCGGCAGGGGTGCCGGCACTTGAGTGTCAACGTAGTGCTTGAGTTCTTCGAGGGTCAACACGCGCTCGGCAACGGTGGCGGCGTCGAACCAGTAAATGCTTTGGCTGCGATACAGCTGATCGAAGGCTTGCAGGTAATCCCCGCGTTGCAGGGCCAGGATCGCACTTTCACCCTCGACCCGACATTTGGGCTGAAGCGTTTCGTAATCGAAGTCCGGGGTCCGTCGCTCGCCCCAGGATTCATTCTGCGGGAAGGCCTGGGCCGCTTTGGCATAGGCTGCGGCGGCCGCACTCTTATCGCCCTCGCGCACCGCCAGTTTTGCCCGCAACCACCAGGCCAATCCGCCATCGCCAGCATGTTCGAGGAAAGCCTTGGCGCTGGCGTAATCGCCCTGTTGATAATTCATCGCCGCCAGGCGGTCGGCGTTTTCGAGACTGCCACGGGTGCTGTTTTGCAGCAGCTTGATCATTTTTTGTTCGTTGGCCGGTTGATCGCCGAACGACCAACCCAACCGACTGATCAGCGATGCGGTCACCAGTTGCTGCACTGGCTGGCCCTTGAGCAACTTGGCCACTTGATCCTCCGGCAGCGTCATCAGGTCCGCCATCAATAGCTTCAGCGATTCGTAGCCCACCGCGGAGCCGTGCAGATTCTGCGTGGCGTACAGCTCGATGGCGCGGTTCCAGTCGCCAGCGGTGCGTACTACCCGGGCTTCTTCGCCGAGGCTGGCGACACCCAGTTCCAGTGGATCGCTGAAGCCGTCGATGCTCAGTTGCCGGGCTTGCTCGAAGGCCCTTGCGGATTGCTCAAGAAGACCCGGAGCCGCATCGGCTTCGACGCTCATGGCGAACAACGCGCGCCCCAGCGAATAAGCCGCCCAGGTGCTGCGCGAGGCCCGTTGCTCGGCGGGCAAGGCCAGCACTTTCTTGAAATACCCGGCGGCCAAGGCAGGATCACCCGCGCCAAATGCCACAGCGCCGGCCAGGTACAACCTGAGTTCAGGCGGCAGTTGCGCCCCTTCGGTTTCAATCTGACGGGCATCCGTCAGGCTGCGCAGGTGTTTCACCAACACTTGTTGCTCAGCGGGCAGTCCGGCTTGCTCGGCCTGATCCCGCAGCGCTACTGGGTCAGTTTCATCCGCGTAGTTGGCCCCAGCGGTGACATTCTTCAAGCCTTTGATGGCGTGGCCGAGGCGGCTGATTTCGAAGCTGAAGTTGCCTTCCGGCAGTTCCGCCAGCGACTGGCCTCGGTTATCCAGCAGGCGCATGGGGAAGTCCGGGCCGCAGGCCAGCGCCGAACCCAGCGGCAAGCTGAGGCTCAGGCAAAGCAAATGACGCGGCCAGTTACGGGTGAACATTCGAACCTCCTTGATCAATGTGTGCGCAGCGAGCCCAACCAATGGCACGCTGTCCGCCGGCCGGTATTCGGCCATCGCGCAGGCGGGTGAAGGTAAGCAGATCCGGACGCTGTTGCAACGCGTAACCGGCCAAGGCATCGGCCCCCTCGCAACCGCTGACTGCCAGTGTCAGGCGTTCGGGCCAGGCGCGGTCGAGGTTGCC includes:
- the cls gene encoding cardiolipin synthase, with translation MDYFGPHIFGYTIALLHSLGMIAAIHAVLTVRTAQGSIAWALSLFFIPYLTLIPYLMFGRSTFDGYIKARRQANEEMRKAVSELNWRPWVEEALTARASSAYASLRAMPKLGHMPCLANNQTRLLINGQSTFDAIFDAISQAKEAVLIQFFIVHDDRLGQRLQTLLLKKAAEGVAIYLLYDRIGSHSLPNGYVQALRDGGVEVNAFGPRNGWFNRFQVNFRNHRKIVVVDGILGFVGGHNVGDEYMGEKPPLAPWRDTHVQVRGPVVACMQESFAEDWFWVAHALPPLILPEVYPEDGVLCQLLASGPADPYETCSLFFVEAIHAATERVWITSPYFIPDEAVFAALRLAVLRGVDVRLLLPSRPDHRIVYAASSLYAFEAVRAGVRVFRYEPGFLHQKVVLIDSEISAIGSANLDNRSFRLNFEVMLLTVDRAFAAEVEQMLNDDFANAHEIAKGEGRETHRLQQVGMRVARLISPIL
- the cfaB gene encoding C17 cyclopropane fatty acid synthase CfaB, translated to MLAHLPPALQNLQLPLRLRLWDGHELNLGPAPSVTIVVKDPQMVTQFTHPSLDALGAAFVEGKLELEGSISEVIRVCDEWSQALLDENDDNQPVRSAHDKEMDAKAISYHYDLSNAFYQLWLDSDMAYSCAYFETGSETLEQAQQAKFRHLCRKLRLQPGEYLLDVGCGWGGLARFAAREFGARVFGITLSKEQLALARERVKAEGLEDLVELQLLDYRDLPQDGRFDKVVSVGMFEHVGHANLAEYCNTLFGAVKEGGLVMNHGITAKYTDGRPVGRGAGDFIGKYVFPNGELPHLSMISAEISEAGLEIVDVESLRLHYARTLDHWSERLEDNLEAASKLVPEQVLRIWRLYLAGCAYAFARGWINLHQILAVKAHADGSHELPWTRDDIYL
- a CDS encoding cation-translocating P-type ATPase, with translation MTAQTAAAPSLLSSAEQRRAARQLTLAMLALGLLALGLIWRWLAPEQTGVNQLLLGFASLLVAVPVMRSAWYSLRYPSLHGITDQLIALAMLGAWATGDLLTAALLPIIMIFGHVLEERSVIGSQEAIHALGKLTRSHARKVQADGSIIEVDNGTLKAGDLVEVRAGDRVPADGRVLSGQASLDTASITGESVPMEAGVGMSVFGGAINLDGLLRIEVTRTGQESTLGKVIALMQNAERSKPPITRLLERYAGSYMVLVLLLAAVTWFITNNAQAMLAVLVAACPCALVLSAPATAIAGVAVAARHGILIRSSAFLEELADLTSLVVDKTGTLTFGTLRLQSIDSPLEDRSHVLKLAASLGSASSHPVSRALAGLVTQEHFLLLSDIHERQGLGVVAMTEQGEAALGRPELFAQLGISTTTVPDHDGPIAGLALNGEFLAWLLLADSVKPEAQFALGELRDLGLGRQLLLTGDRHSVAQTLARDVGISDVEAQALPEDKLNRVLKEIDSGFRPMVVGDGINDSLALKAGVVGVAMGAGGADIALASADIVLIGSDLRRLGTCVRLSRQCRQTLQVNVIIGLGWTLAIVAFAAFGWLGAAGAMIAALLHNLSTLLVLGNAGRLLRFQEPLLKLKDEA
- a CDS encoding protease modulator HflK, which encodes MSLVPRGTNELSSPWIQAGRLAFLALYAVTVLAALAWAFSNVRQIDPQNRAVVLHFGALDRIQNAGLLLAWPQPFEQVILLPAAERVIERRVEGLLRSGAAIQADRVASFATPISDALAGSGYLLTGDAGVVQLDVRVFYKVTEPYAFVLQGEHVLPALDRLVTRSAVALTAARDLDTILVARPELIGADNQAAERRERLRGDLVQGINQRLAELTATGQGLGIEVARVDVQSSLPSPAVNAFNAVLTASQQADKAVANARTEAEKLTQTANEQSDRTLQVAHAQASERLAKASTDTATVLSLAKAQQQGTDPQMLLRIYRERLPKILGQAGSVTTVDPKDDSRLIIQGAAQ